The following are encoded in a window of Arctopsyche grandis isolate Sample6627 chromosome 4, ASM5162203v2, whole genome shotgun sequence genomic DNA:
- the IFT43 gene encoding intraflagellar transport 43 — protein MSAWSRTPAPQEAPQARELIIPQRSFESESEIPTIPDAEELTQISNENTSKISKISLNQSAMYQELDSELLKQQSFVALDGVNLSPLLKFIHSDANVKEADAAWTVDSLFKDLSEYYKNEGVK, from the exons ATGTCGGCTTGGTCACGTACTCCAGCTCCTCAGGAGGCTCCACAAGCCAG AGAGCTTATTATCCCACAGAGGAGTTTTGAGTCAGAAAGCGAAATTCCCACAATTCCAGATGCCGAAGAATTGACGCAGATATCAAATGAAAATACTTCAAAAATTTCCAA GATCTCGCTGAATCAGTCTGCAATGTACCAGGAATTAGATTCTGAACTCTTGAAACAGCAGTCGTTTGTAGCACTAGATGGTGTTAATCTGTCGCCTCTATTGAAATTTATCCATTCTGACGCAAATGTAAAAGAAGCTGACGCAGCGTGGACTGTCGATTCTCTCTTCAAAGACTTATCGgagtattataaaaatgaagGTGTCAAATAG
- the LOC143910383 gene encoding ATPase family gene 2 protein homolog A, producing MPPKSKKAPNWFKCDKCLASVAYKDSKNHPGECPSALNSWLTPFVSSSILNTTLDTKDLNEDNTVPPEMANNLIFVNPYAMELCNFVIGDPVLIESNANDIPSIVRLVWPISSTIPTFASIPEIYLNPDWQNNICLKVSIKSLTATLLCADTIHVENLMDNEMFSNPDFTKYAQSHLIGTIVSVRNKINVPFFGTPVTLNIIKMIANSIEYDKNIKDEQWFAINEHTKWKFCNNDTKPEKAKKQLCVGGVDSILSDIQTIANIALNNDSFNSNINLIKCVLLYGSSGTGKSLICKYIASQIQVNTVNICGSQIYSKFFGETEAALKKAFDEAINNSPSIILIDEIDTLCPKQSSTSTEQEKRIISAMATILDNIHIGQNNIFILANTSRPDMIDLTLRRYGRIDHEIEIPIPDKIARFDIMKKLFENFPHALTQDEINQLAESAHGFVGADIGNLFTQATMHMMRNNALTNDLKAQFADFQWALQQVKPSAMREVLLDIPNVKWCDIGGQDDLKLKLKQAVEWPLRHSKSFLRLGIKPPSGVLMYGPPGCSKTMIAKALASESGLNFLSIKGPELFSKWVGESERAVRDLFRKARQVAPSIIFFDEIDAISGERYKNSGSANVQERVLAQILTELDGISPLGNVTVVAATNRPDKIDSALLRPGRLDRIVYVPLPDRETRSSIFTIKLAKMSLAKDVSVEYLVENTENYSGAEVQAVCHEAALKALEEDIDCVEVLLKHFDTALQIVKPRTPPNLLSIYEKFGESFL from the exons ATGCCTCCCAAAAGCAAAAAAGCTCCCAACTGGTTTAAATGTGACAAATGTTTAGCAAGTGTTGCATATAAAGATTCTAAAAATCATCCAGGAGAATGTCCGAGCGCTTTAAATTCTTGGTTAACGCCGTTCGTCAGCTCCAGTATCTTAAACACCACTTTAGACACAAAGGATTTAAACGAAGATAACACCGTCCCTCCAGAGAtggcaaataatttaatttttgtaaaccCATACGCAATGGAATTGTGTAATTTTGTAATTGGTGATCCGGTTTTGATTGAAAGTAATGCGAATGATATTCCTAGTATTGTACGACTCGTTTGGCCCATATCTTCAACTATACCTACTTTTGCTTCAATACCTGAAATCT ATTTAAATCCTGACTGGCAAaacaatatttgtttgaaagTATCTATCAAATCACTTACTGCCACACTCCTATGTGCTGATACTATCCATGTGGAAAATTTGATGGATAATGAAATGTTTAGTAATCCTGATTTTACAAAATATGCTCAATCACATCTAATCGGAACGATTGTTTCtgttcgaaataaaataaacgttccATTTTTCGGAACTCCCGTTACGTTGaacattataaaaatgattgcaAACTCAATTGAAtatgacaaaaatataaaagacgaacaATGGTTTGCAATAAACGAGCATACAAAGtggaaattttgtaataatgacACCAAACCAGAGAAAGCTAAGAAGCAATTGTGTGTCGGAGGAGTTGATTCTATCTTAAGCGATATTCAGACTATAGCAAACATTGCACTCAACAATGATAgctttaattcaaatataaatctaataaagTGTGTCTTATTATATGGCTCATCTGGAACTGGAAAATCTCTCATTTGTAAATACATTGCATCTCAAATTCAAGTTAACACCGTTAATATTTGTGGATCTCAGATATACAGTAAATTTTTTGGTGAAACAGAAGCCGCATTGAAAAAAGCTTTCGACGAAGCTATCAACAACAGTCCAAGCATAATTCTAATTGATGAAATTGATACTTTGTGTCCTAAACAATCGTCTACTAGTACGGAACAAGAAAAGCGAATCATTTCAGCAATGGCAACTATATTAGACAACATCCACATCGgtcaaaataacattttcattCTAGCCAACACAAGTAGACCTGATATGATTGATCTGACACTTAGGAGATACGGTCGGATTGATCACGAAATAGAAATACCGATACCGGACAAAATTGCCAGATTTGATATAATGAAAAAACtctttgaaaattttccacaCGCTTTAACACAAGACGAAATCAATCAACTTGCAGAATCAGCTCATGGTTTTGTCGGTGCAGATATTGGAAATCTCTTCACTCAAGCCACTATGCATATGATGAGAAATAACGCGTTAACCAACGATTTAAAAGCCCAATTCGCTGATTTTCAATGGGCTTTGCAACAAGTGAAACCGAGCGCGATGAGGGAAGTCTTATTAGACATTCCAAACGTCAAGTGGTGTGACATCGGTGGACAggatgatttaaaattaaagctcAAACAAGCTGTTGAATGGCCTCTGCGGCATAGTAAAAGTTTTTTGCGACTTGGCATAAAACCTCCATCCGGAGTACTCATGTACGGACCACCTGGTTGTTCCAAAACTATGATCGCTAAAGCTTTAGCTAGCGAGAGTGGACTCAACTTCTTATCGATCAAAGGGCCGGAACTATTCTCCAAATGGGTGGGTGAATCTGAACGCGCAGTTAGAGATCTGTTCAGAAAAGCCCGTCAGGTCGCCCCTTCTATAATATTCTTTGATGAAATTGATGCGATAAGCGGAGAACGTTATAAAAACAGTGGTAGCGCTAACGTGCAAGAGAGAGTATTGGCTCAAATTTTAACAGAATTAGATGGCATTTCACCTTTGGGTAATGTAACAGTGGTGGCAGCCACCAACAGACCTGATAAAATCGACAGTGCTTTGCTTCGTCCTGGAAGATTGGATCGCATTGTGTATGTCCCGTTACCTGATAGAGAAACTAGATCTTCCATATTCactattaaattggcaaaaatgtCATTGGCTAAGGATGTTTCTGTCGAATACTTGGTAGAAAATACAGAAAATTATTCCGGTGCTGAAGTGCAAGCCGTGTGTCATGAAGCAGCGTTAAAAGCTCTCGAAGAAGATATTGATTGTGTTGAAGTACTATTAAAACATTTTGATACTGCATTACAAATAGTAAAGCCTAGAACCCCACCtaatttattaagtatttatgaaaaatttggagaatcatttttatag